In Arthrobacter sp. PAMC25284, a single genomic region encodes these proteins:
- a CDS encoding MBL fold metallo-hydrolase, with product MIGGAGSVRIDQLVTSGTFSLDGGTWDVDNNVWIVGNDEECIVIDPAHDPAAIAAAVAGRKVTAVLLTHGHDDHIGAVGEVRGLLGAPVHLNRDDWMLWERVFPGTEPDHAIADGDTFDVAGARLVALHTPGHSPGSTCFYLESEGTVFAGDTLFQGGPGATGRSFSDFPTIIESISSRLLTLPADTVVRTGHGDSTTVGAEAPQLQEWIARGH from the coding sequence GTGATCGGCGGCGCTGGCAGCGTCCGGATTGACCAGCTGGTCACTTCCGGGACGTTCTCGCTCGACGGCGGAACCTGGGACGTAGACAACAACGTCTGGATCGTCGGCAATGACGAGGAATGCATTGTCATCGATCCGGCCCACGACCCGGCTGCTATCGCGGCCGCCGTCGCCGGCCGGAAGGTCACGGCGGTCCTGCTCACCCACGGCCACGATGACCACATCGGCGCCGTCGGCGAGGTACGCGGCCTGCTGGGCGCCCCGGTCCATCTGAACCGGGACGACTGGATGCTGTGGGAGCGGGTGTTCCCCGGTACCGAACCGGACCACGCCATCGCGGATGGGGATACCTTCGACGTCGCCGGGGCACGGCTCGTGGCTCTGCACACGCCGGGGCACTCCCCCGGTTCCACCTGCTTCTACCTGGAAAGTGAAGGTACCGTCTTCGCCGGCGACACCCTGTTCCAGGGCGGCCCGGGAGCCACCGGCCGGTCCTTCAGCGACTTCCCCACCATCATCGAATCGATCAGCAGCCGGCTGCTGACGCTCCCGGCGGACACCGTGGTGCGGACCGGTCATGGTGATTCGACAACGGTCGGGGCCGAGGCGCCGCAACTGCAGGAATGGATCGCCCGGGGGCACTGA
- a CDS encoding S-(hydroxymethyl)mycothiol dehydrogenase: protein MVHKVKGAVVRSKNAPVTLETILVPDPGPGEALVDIITSGVCHTDLHYKLGAISDDFPFLLGHEATGVVSAVGPDVTSVAPGDRVVLNWRAVCGECRACSRGEAQYCFNTHNATQKMTLEDGTELSAALGIGAFTEKTLVAAGQCTKVDPDADAAAIGLLGCGLMAGLGAAINTGNVKRGDSVAVIGCGGVGVAAIAGAALAGATTVIAVDIDAKKLARAKELGATHTVDSSAVDAVEAIRELTGGFGADVVIDAVGRPETYKQAFYARDLAGTVVLVGVPSPEMTLELPLLDVFGRGGSLKSSWYGDCLPSRDFPMLIDLYRQGKLDLDAFVTERITIDQIEEAFDKMHAGAVLRSVVEL from the coding sequence ATGGTCCATAAGGTCAAGGGCGCCGTTGTCCGTTCCAAGAACGCCCCCGTCACACTGGAAACCATCCTGGTCCCGGATCCGGGTCCCGGCGAGGCCCTGGTGGACATCATCACCAGCGGAGTCTGCCACACCGACCTGCATTACAAGCTTGGCGCCATCAGTGACGACTTCCCGTTCCTGCTCGGCCACGAGGCCACCGGCGTCGTCAGCGCCGTCGGCCCTGACGTCACCTCGGTGGCCCCCGGTGACCGCGTGGTGCTGAACTGGCGTGCCGTCTGCGGCGAATGCCGGGCCTGCAGTCGCGGCGAGGCGCAATACTGCTTCAACACCCACAACGCCACCCAGAAAATGACACTGGAGGACGGCACCGAGCTCTCCGCCGCGCTCGGCATCGGAGCGTTCACCGAGAAGACCCTCGTCGCCGCCGGCCAGTGCACCAAGGTGGACCCGGACGCCGACGCCGCAGCGATCGGTCTGCTCGGCTGCGGCCTGATGGCCGGCCTGGGTGCCGCCATTAACACCGGCAACGTCAAGCGTGGCGATTCGGTTGCCGTTATTGGCTGCGGCGGAGTCGGCGTGGCGGCCATCGCCGGTGCCGCCCTGGCCGGTGCCACCACCGTGATCGCCGTCGACATCGACGCCAAGAAGCTCGCCCGCGCCAAGGAACTCGGCGCCACCCACACGGTCGATTCCTCCGCAGTGGACGCCGTCGAGGCCATCCGCGAGTTGACCGGCGGTTTCGGCGCAGACGTCGTGATCGACGCCGTCGGCCGTCCAGAGACCTACAAGCAGGCGTTTTATGCCCGCGACCTCGCCGGCACTGTCGTTCTGGTGGGGGTCCCCAGCCCGGAGATGACACTTGAGCTGCCGCTGCTGGATGTCTTCGGCCGCGGCGGGTCACTCAAATCCTCCTGGTACGGCGACTGCCTGCCGTCCCGTGACTTCCCGATGCTGATCGACCTCTACCGGCAGGGCAAGCTGGACCTGGATGCCTTCGTTACCGAACGGATCACGATCGACCAGATCGAAGAAGCCTTCGACAAGATGCACGCCGGAGCTGTGCTGCGCTCGGTGGTGGAACTGTGA
- a CDS encoding mycoredoxin, whose product MDFTPESGTITMFSTTWCGYCNRLKKQLDAKGIGYKEINIEEVEGTAELVEKLNGGNRTVPTVLFPDGTAATNPSAADVQSRLAA is encoded by the coding sequence GTGGACTTCACTCCCGAATCCGGCACCATCACCATGTTCTCAACCACGTGGTGTGGTTACTGCAACCGGCTGAAGAAGCAGCTCGACGCCAAGGGCATCGGCTACAAGGAAATCAACATCGAAGAGGTTGAGGGCACCGCCGAGCTGGTCGAAAAGCTCAATGGCGGCAACCGCACCGTGCCTACCGTGCTGTTCCCCGACGGCACCGCAGCCACCAACCCCTCCGCCGCGGACGTTCAGAGCCGTCTCGCCGCGTGA
- a CDS encoding SOS response-associated peptidase codes for MARAVGDLLAAFDAELENEIVIPPSWNVAPTTDVPILLERLVDGSVARQLHIARWGLVPSWAKDPGIGPRMINARSESVLEKPSFRKAVRSRRCAVPADGYYEWKTEGRSKQPYYVHPRDGSPIVFAGLYEWWQDPAKAEGDPERWLLSTSILTTDAPPDGYAGGTLAELTALHDRVPIPMDQSTLAAWLDPRDDDAAALVDLVRAGAHDVAETWTIDAVGTAVGNVKNNAPELLIPVAGLF; via the coding sequence ATGGCCCGGGCCGTCGGAGATCTCCTTGCCGCGTTTGATGCAGAGCTGGAAAATGAGATCGTAATTCCGCCGTCGTGGAATGTCGCACCCACCACTGATGTGCCGATTCTGCTGGAGCGGCTCGTTGATGGCAGCGTGGCCCGGCAGTTGCACATCGCACGCTGGGGTCTGGTGCCGTCGTGGGCCAAGGACCCGGGTATCGGCCCACGGATGATCAATGCCCGCAGCGAAAGCGTGCTGGAGAAGCCCTCGTTCCGGAAAGCGGTCCGGTCCCGCCGCTGCGCTGTCCCGGCGGACGGCTACTACGAGTGGAAGACGGAAGGGCGCAGCAAGCAGCCCTACTACGTGCACCCCAGGGACGGAAGTCCCATCGTGTTCGCCGGACTCTACGAGTGGTGGCAGGACCCGGCCAAGGCCGAAGGCGACCCGGAACGCTGGCTGCTTTCGACGTCGATCCTCACCACGGACGCGCCTCCGGATGGCTATGCCGGCGGCACACTCGCCGAATTGACTGCCCTGCACGACCGCGTCCCGATCCCCATGGACCAAAGCACCCTGGCGGCCTGGCTGGACCCGCGCGACGATGACGCCGCCGCCCTGGTGGACCTTGTCCGCGCGGGGGCACACGACGTCGCGGAGACCTGGACGATCGACGCCGTTGGCACCGCCGTCGGAAATGTGAAAAACAATGCTCCGGAGCTCCTCATTCCCGTGGCGGGGCTCTTCTAG
- a CDS encoding beta-ketoacyl synthase N-terminal-like domain-containing protein — protein sequence MAAVTGESIGVVVTGMGAMTPVGGTLPETWAGLLAGRSGVAALEDEWAATLPVRIAGRVTADPADHLSMREFRRMDRCGQLALIAAREAWVQAGTPGADPERLAVVIGSGYGGLGTTLAQARVLDNAGGPAGFHRIP from the coding sequence GTGGCTGCTGTAACCGGAGAATCCATCGGAGTCGTTGTTACCGGCATGGGCGCCATGACGCCGGTAGGCGGAACGCTGCCCGAGACGTGGGCGGGGCTGCTGGCCGGCCGGTCCGGGGTTGCTGCCCTCGAGGACGAATGGGCCGCCACCCTGCCGGTCCGTATTGCCGGACGCGTCACCGCGGACCCGGCCGACCACCTCTCGATGCGTGAATTCCGGCGGATGGACCGCTGCGGCCAGTTGGCCCTCATCGCGGCACGGGAAGCCTGGGTCCAGGCCGGTACCCCCGGGGCCGACCCCGAGCGGCTCGCCGTAGTCATCGGCTCCGGGTACGGCGGACTGGGGACCACTCTTGCCCAGGCCCGTGTCCTGGACAACGCGGGGGGCCCCGCCGGGTTTCACCGCATACCCTGA
- a CDS encoding beta-ketoacyl-[acyl-carrier-protein] synthase family protein, with product MVNGPAAWVSIDVGARGGARTPVSACASGAEAIVQAAEMIRSGAADVVIAGGVDACVNELTISGFAQIRALSTADGDPAKVSRPFDRDRNGFVIGEGAGILVLEREDFAVARRAEILGRIAGGAITSDAHDIVAADPAMQERVMQKALDQASLTGADVGFVHAHATSTPLGDRLEAGAIAALLGDQVPVTSTKSMTGHMLGGAGALGAIVAVQALRTGRLPGTLNLENPDPEIGLNVIGAAIDCSAAGAGMTNAFGFGGHSVSLVITGG from the coding sequence ATGGTCAACGGTCCCGCGGCCTGGGTCTCGATCGACGTCGGCGCCCGCGGCGGTGCGCGGACTCCGGTCAGCGCGTGTGCGTCCGGGGCTGAGGCAATCGTCCAGGCAGCTGAGATGATCCGCAGCGGCGCCGCCGACGTCGTTATCGCCGGCGGCGTGGACGCCTGCGTCAATGAGCTGACCATCAGCGGCTTCGCCCAAATCCGGGCATTGTCCACCGCTGACGGGGATCCGGCCAAAGTGTCCCGTCCCTTTGACCGGGACCGCAACGGATTTGTGATCGGCGAAGGCGCCGGGATCCTGGTGCTGGAACGGGAGGACTTTGCCGTCGCACGGCGGGCTGAAATCCTGGGCCGGATCGCCGGCGGGGCAATCACCTCCGACGCCCATGACATTGTTGCGGCCGACCCGGCAATGCAGGAACGAGTGATGCAAAAAGCGCTGGACCAGGCATCGCTGACCGGCGCCGACGTCGGCTTCGTCCACGCCCATGCCACCTCCACCCCGCTGGGCGACCGGCTCGAGGCCGGGGCCATCGCGGCTTTGCTCGGTGACCAGGTCCCCGTCACCTCCACGAAGTCCATGACGGGGCACATGCTCGGCGGCGCCGGGGCACTGGGCGCCATCGTCGCGGTCCAGGCGCTCCGCACCGGAAGGCTCCCGGGAACCCTCAACCTCGAGAATCCTGATCCGGAGATCGGCCTCAACGTGATCGGCGCGGCCATCGATTGTTCAGCGGCCGGCGCTGGAATGACCAATGCCTTCGGATTCGGCGGCCACAGCGTGTCGCTTGTTATTACGGGCGGCTAA
- a CDS encoding chorismate mutase codes for MSTNHEAEKNAKADREQLAAVRVAVDEVDEQIVTLIARRERLIRISGTLKGDDAEVRAPGRVERVIEHVRSAAEKKDIDPDIVETTYRAMISAFIELELKVHNATD; via the coding sequence ATGTCCACGAACCACGAAGCTGAGAAAAACGCCAAGGCCGACAGGGAACAGCTCGCCGCTGTCCGGGTAGCCGTTGACGAGGTGGACGAGCAGATCGTCACACTGATTGCACGCCGGGAACGGCTCATCAGGATTTCAGGCACCTTGAAGGGTGACGACGCGGAAGTCCGGGCGCCCGGGCGGGTCGAGCGCGTGATTGAACACGTACGCTCCGCCGCGGAGAAAAAAGACATCGATCCCGACATTGTGGAGACGACCTACCGGGCCATGATCTCGGCATTCATCGAACTGGAACTGAAAGTCCACAACGCCACCGACTGA
- a CDS encoding DUF6504 family protein: MGVFSESVSVVCSPAGQPETLEWSGRCYTVCVEPVRWFERRKWWAEESRAPLGSGPGLVDHEIWRVQVRASEDAGEGLLTLDLSRHVGSGRWRLLRVHDAVQTRRRA; this comes from the coding sequence ATGGGCGTTTTCAGCGAGTCTGTCTCTGTCGTCTGCTCTCCCGCGGGCCAGCCCGAGACGCTGGAGTGGTCCGGCCGCTGCTACACCGTCTGTGTGGAACCGGTCCGCTGGTTCGAGCGGCGAAAGTGGTGGGCCGAGGAATCCCGGGCGCCGCTCGGGAGCGGCCCCGGACTGGTGGACCATGAAATCTGGCGTGTCCAGGTGCGTGCTTCCGAGGATGCCGGGGAAGGCCTCCTCACCCTTGACCTCAGCCGCCACGTCGGCAGCGGCCGCTGGCGGCTGCTGCGGGTCCATGACGCCGTCCAGACCAGGCGGCGAGCATGA
- a CDS encoding DNA alkylation repair protein → MLEEASGFETMTDDPEATAAAIVKGLHDEGDPVVRAELGRRYGIHTDRAVGITMARMKAIAAPHRPNHGLALALWASGLYEARTIAAHIDDPELVDVDQMNDWCSDFDNWALVDTVCFTLFDKAPAAWSMVEPWANNDGEFTKRAGFALLWALALHDKSADDERFGNALALIDANASDPRHLVGKAQTMALRAIVHKRPKLLTEVDAIVRRLAASDDAPTRRVVRPIARMLAQP, encoded by the coding sequence ATGCTGGAGGAGGCATCAGGTTTCGAAACGATGACAGACGACCCGGAAGCAACCGCAGCAGCCATCGTCAAAGGACTCCATGACGAAGGTGATCCGGTGGTGCGCGCCGAGCTCGGCAGGCGCTATGGCATTCATACCGACCGGGCGGTCGGCATAACAATGGCCAGAATGAAAGCGATCGCCGCGCCGCACCGCCCGAACCATGGCCTTGCCCTCGCGCTGTGGGCCTCAGGTCTCTACGAGGCACGCACGATCGCCGCGCACATTGATGACCCCGAACTTGTCGACGTCGATCAAATGAATGATTGGTGCTCTGACTTCGACAACTGGGCCCTGGTCGATACTGTGTGTTTCACACTGTTCGATAAGGCTCCTGCAGCCTGGTCGATGGTCGAACCCTGGGCGAACAACGACGGCGAATTCACGAAGCGCGCCGGTTTCGCGTTGTTGTGGGCTCTCGCCCTCCACGACAAGAGCGCCGACGACGAGCGCTTCGGGAACGCCCTGGCGCTGATCGATGCGAATGCCAGCGACCCCCGGCATCTGGTGGGGAAAGCGCAAACCATGGCGCTCCGCGCAATCGTGCACAAACGACCAAAGCTACTGACTGAGGTTGACGCGATCGTACGACGACTCGCCGCATCCGACGACGCACCAACTCGACGAGTGGTCCGCCCGATTGCCAGGATGCTGGCCCAACCGTGA
- a CDS encoding HIT domain-containing protein, which yields MQEQSESAGPAGPGDDAVTDDFGLAGVPDAFQRLWTPHRMAYIKGGQHQFKNENDCPFCVAPARSDDDSLIVYRGRSVYVVLNLFPYNPGHLLVCPYRHVPDYTDLTVEETAEFGELTQTAMRVLRKVANPTGFNLGMNQGVTGGAGIAGHLHQHVVPRWGGDGNFFPIIAQTKAITQTLGEVRQQVADAWPQQAREQSGPGETHAE from the coding sequence GTGCAGGAGCAATCAGAAAGCGCCGGGCCGGCCGGGCCGGGCGACGACGCCGTGACCGACGACTTTGGCCTGGCCGGGGTCCCGGACGCTTTCCAGCGGCTGTGGACTCCGCACCGGATGGCGTACATCAAGGGCGGCCAGCACCAGTTCAAGAACGAGAACGACTGCCCGTTCTGTGTTGCGCCGGCGCGAAGCGACGACGATTCGCTCATCGTGTACCGGGGACGGTCCGTTTACGTGGTGCTCAACCTGTTCCCGTACAACCCCGGCCATCTGTTGGTGTGCCCGTACCGTCACGTTCCGGACTACACGGACCTGACGGTGGAGGAAACCGCGGAATTCGGCGAGCTGACCCAGACTGCCATGCGCGTGCTGCGCAAGGTCGCCAACCCTACCGGTTTCAACCTGGGCATGAACCAGGGCGTCACCGGGGGCGCGGGGATCGCCGGCCACCTGCATCAGCACGTCGTTCCGCGCTGGGGCGGGGACGGTAATTTCTTCCCCATCATTGCCCAGACCAAAGCCATCACGCAGACCCTGGGCGAGGTCCGGCAGCAGGTTGCGGATGCCTGGCCGCAACAGGCACGGGAGCAGTCCGGACCCGGGGAGACGCATGCTGAATAG
- the pdxS gene encoding pyridoxal 5'-phosphate synthase lyase subunit PdxS — MSTPDVSSEAGVSAKNVTGSSRVKRGMAEMLKGGVIMDVVNVEQARIAEDAGAVAVMALERVPADIRAQGGVSRMSDPDMIDAIIDAVSIPVMAKARIGHFVEAQVLESLGVDYIDESEVLTPADYEHHIDKWNFKVPFVCGATNLGEALRRINEGAAMIRSKGEAGTGDVSNATGHMRKIRAEILKLAALPEDELYVAAKELQAPYELVKEIAATGKLPVVLFTAGGIATPADAAMMMQLGADGVFVGSGIFKSGNPAQRAEAVVKATTFFDDADVIAKVSRGLGEAMVGINVADLPAPHRLAERGW; from the coding sequence GTGTCTACACCTGATGTAAGCAGCGAAGCCGGCGTGTCCGCCAAGAACGTAACGGGCAGCAGCCGCGTCAAGCGCGGCATGGCGGAGATGCTCAAGGGCGGCGTCATCATGGACGTTGTCAACGTCGAACAGGCCCGCATCGCCGAAGATGCCGGTGCCGTGGCCGTGATGGCGCTGGAGCGTGTTCCGGCCGACATCCGCGCCCAGGGCGGCGTCTCCCGCATGTCGGACCCGGACATGATCGATGCGATCATCGACGCCGTTTCCATCCCGGTCATGGCGAAGGCCCGGATCGGCCACTTCGTCGAGGCCCAGGTCCTTGAGTCCCTCGGCGTGGACTACATTGACGAGTCCGAGGTTCTGACCCCGGCCGACTACGAGCACCACATCGACAAGTGGAACTTCAAGGTCCCGTTCGTCTGCGGCGCCACCAACCTTGGTGAGGCGCTGCGCCGGATCAACGAGGGCGCGGCGATGATCCGTTCCAAGGGCGAGGCCGGCACCGGGGATGTCTCCAACGCCACGGGACACATGCGCAAGATCCGGGCCGAGATCCTCAAGCTCGCGGCCCTGCCCGAGGACGAACTCTACGTCGCTGCCAAGGAACTCCAGGCACCGTACGAACTGGTCAAGGAAATCGCCGCGACCGGCAAGCTTCCCGTGGTCCTGTTTACCGCCGGCGGCATTGCCACGCCGGCTGACGCTGCCATGATGATGCAGCTCGGCGCTGACGGTGTGTTCGTCGGTTCGGGGATCTTCAAGTCCGGCAACCCGGCCCAGCGCGCCGAAGCCGTGGTCAAGGCCACCACCTTCTTCGACGACGCCGACGTCATCGCCAAGGTTTCCCGCGGCCTGGGCGAAGCCATGGTCGGCATCAACGTCGCCGACCTCCCGGCACCGCACCGCCTCGCCGAGCGCGGCTGGTGA
- a CDS encoding M3 family metallopeptidase gives MTNPLLTPSTLPYGLPPFADIADDHYGEAIEAGLAAHLAEIQQIVDNPEPASFENTAVAMEESGRLLERAAASFFTLVSADASDAIRELETRLSPLFSAHQDAIYLNRALFDRFAALDSHALDPEAGRLVEEYLKQFRASGIQLDDTGQDRLKALNTELSRLGTAFGQRVKEGMKSAAVLLDDAAELAGLPADDVASAAEAARTAGHDGKFLLTLILPSSQPALASLENRDIRRRLFEASVSRGSAGGGLDVLDVVKDLVRLRAEKAGLLGFGNFAELTVDRQTAPDFAAVQAMLNRLAPAAVRNADAEATALAEVAGHPLEAWDWAFYSARVKRGRYAVDEQALRPYFELNRVLTDGVFHAAGALYGVTFHERTDLSGYHPDVRVWEVKDQDGAGLGLFLGDYYTRESKRGGAWMNSLVEQSRLLDARPVVINNLNISKPPAGEHTLLTLDELRTVFHEFGHALHGLFSSVTYPRFSGTSVPRDFVEYPSQVNEMWILWPEVLANYARHHATGEPLPQDVVDRLEAARLWGEGFGTTEYLGAALLDLAWHVLGPDQVPGDALEFEAKSLAAAGVAHPLIPPRYRTGYFQHIFAGDGYSAGYYSYIWSEVLDADTVEWFKDNGGLNRANGDFFRAELLSRGNSRDPLESFRAFRGRDAELEPLLKRRGLDQAGS, from the coding sequence ATGACTAACCCGCTCCTGACTCCCAGCACCCTGCCCTATGGGCTGCCGCCGTTCGCGGACATTGCGGACGACCACTATGGCGAAGCCATCGAAGCGGGCCTGGCCGCGCACCTCGCCGAAATCCAGCAAATCGTGGACAACCCGGAACCGGCGTCTTTCGAGAACACCGCCGTCGCCATGGAAGAATCCGGCCGGCTGCTGGAACGGGCTGCCGCATCGTTCTTCACCCTGGTCTCGGCAGATGCCTCGGACGCGATCCGGGAGCTGGAAACCCGGCTGTCCCCGCTGTTCTCGGCGCATCAGGACGCCATCTACCTCAACCGCGCCCTCTTTGACCGGTTCGCGGCCCTGGATTCCCACGCCCTCGATCCGGAGGCGGGCCGGCTCGTGGAGGAATACCTCAAACAGTTCCGGGCCTCCGGTATCCAGCTCGACGACACCGGGCAGGACCGGCTTAAAGCGCTCAATACGGAACTGTCCCGGCTCGGCACCGCATTCGGACAGCGGGTGAAGGAAGGGATGAAGTCCGCCGCCGTATTGCTGGACGACGCCGCCGAGCTGGCAGGACTGCCCGCGGACGATGTCGCCAGTGCAGCGGAGGCCGCCCGCACCGCCGGGCACGACGGAAAATTCCTGCTCACCCTGATCCTGCCCAGCAGCCAGCCCGCCCTGGCGTCATTGGAGAACCGGGACATCCGCCGGCGTCTGTTCGAGGCGTCGGTCAGCCGCGGCAGCGCAGGCGGCGGCCTCGACGTCCTCGACGTAGTCAAGGACCTGGTCCGGCTCCGGGCCGAGAAGGCAGGCCTGCTGGGGTTCGGGAACTTCGCGGAACTGACCGTGGACCGCCAGACGGCGCCCGACTTCGCCGCTGTGCAGGCGATGCTCAACCGGCTCGCCCCGGCCGCCGTCCGGAACGCCGACGCCGAGGCCACCGCGCTGGCGGAGGTGGCCGGCCACCCCCTGGAAGCCTGGGACTGGGCCTTCTACTCGGCCAGGGTCAAGCGCGGACGTTATGCGGTCGATGAGCAGGCCCTGCGCCCCTACTTCGAGCTGAACCGGGTCCTCACGGACGGTGTGTTCCACGCCGCCGGCGCCCTGTACGGCGTCACGTTCCACGAGCGCACCGACCTCTCCGGCTACCATCCGGACGTCCGCGTCTGGGAGGTCAAAGACCAGGACGGCGCCGGGCTCGGCCTGTTCCTGGGCGACTATTACACCCGCGAATCGAAGCGCGGCGGCGCCTGGATGAACTCGCTCGTGGAGCAGTCCCGGCTCCTGGACGCCCGGCCCGTCGTGATCAACAACCTCAACATCTCCAAACCACCGGCCGGGGAACACACCCTGCTGACCCTGGACGAGCTCCGCACCGTCTTCCACGAGTTTGGCCACGCACTCCACGGCCTTTTCTCCTCGGTGACCTACCCGCGCTTTTCCGGCACCTCTGTGCCGCGTGACTTCGTGGAGTATCCCTCGCAGGTCAACGAGATGTGGATCCTGTGGCCGGAGGTGCTCGCCAACTACGCCAGGCACCATGCCACCGGCGAGCCGCTCCCGCAGGACGTTGTGGACCGGCTGGAAGCAGCCCGGCTCTGGGGTGAAGGATTCGGCACCACCGAATACCTGGGCGCGGCCCTGCTGGACCTTGCATGGCATGTCCTCGGCCCCGATCAGGTCCCCGGCGACGCGCTCGAGTTTGAGGCGAAGTCGCTGGCCGCGGCCGGGGTGGCGCACCCCCTCATTCCGCCCCGTTACCGCACGGGCTACTTCCAGCACATCTTCGCCGGCGACGGCTACTCCGCAGGCTACTACTCCTACATCTGGAGCGAGGTCCTGGACGCCGACACGGTGGAATGGTTCAAGGACAACGGCGGCCTGAACCGCGCCAACGGCGACTTCTTCCGGGCGGAACTGCTGTCCAGGGGCAATAGCCGCGATCCGCTTGAATCCTTCCGCGCCTTCCGCGGCCGTGACGCCGAACTTGAACCGCTGCTCAAGCGCCGCGGCCTCGATCAGGCCGGAAGCTGA